The genomic segment GGGATCTTCTTGGGTGAAAAATGGATATCCACCAATTTGGCTTTCTTCTGCCGCCAAATTAAGTAGTTCATCCGCCTTATCTTCATCTTCCGCAAAAATTTGATCCGCTAATTCGTAAAAATTTTGACCGAATTCGTTTTCAAAATCGTAGCTATCTTGTAACAAAATTTGATCAGATACTTGTCCGGAAATTTTAAATTCACCGTTTACAACTGGATAAAAGTCGGTTTTCGCTACATCCGCAAAAAAAGAATCTTGTTCTTCCGCTGTAAGACTTTCACTACCTAAATCTTCAAAGAAAAACACTCGAAAATTCTCTTGTTTGGTTGGATTATCAAAATTTAGTCCTAATAAATCATCTTGATAATCAATATAAAATGCCAATAAACCAAATTCTGGATAATTTTCCATTTGCGGCATTTCCGAAAAATTGATTTGTGCTAAAAGTGAAAGCGGCTTACCTTCTTCGGTTACTGGATAGCCTTGTTCTTTTGGCAAGTATCCGCGCCCCCCTGCTTTACTTTGGAGTAATGAAAGTGTGCCAGAATCTTTGAAGTGTAATACTATTCGTTCTTTTTCTGTTTCTAAAAATCGCTCTGCCCATTCACTAGGAAGAATATCAAAAAGCTGTTCCATGCGTTACCTTCTTTCTTTTTTTCTAATTATAACATGAAAAAAGTGCAATATCTGATGAAAATAGACATTGCACTTCTTTCTTGTTATTTGTAAAATTTGAATTTCCCTTTACTTGCTAAAACGCCTGAACCGCCGATTAATAAAAGTGCGCGGTCATCAATAACTTTTTTCATCACGGATGCTGGATAGCCTTTTAGATTTTTCCCAAAGACAACACCGATTGCGTCATTATCACCTAATGAGCAAACAGTTCCTTTTTCGTGATACACAAAATCTTCTAAGTCTGTTTCGCCTTTTACTAATTTTGCTAAGTTAATTGCTGCTACGTCAGCTTGTTGCATTGCGATTTGAGCAGTTGGTGGGAATGGACGTTCATTTGCTGGGTTGATGATTAATGAACAATCACCAACGATTAAAATTTCTTCATTACCTGGGACAGTTAAGTTGTTGTTTACTTTTACACGTCCACGCCCAGCTTCAAAACCAGAAGCTTCAATAACACTATTACCGCGAACCCCGGCTGCCCAGATAATCGTTGCTGCTTTAATTTCACGAATTTCATTTTCACTTTCAGCATATTTTACACCGTCAGCTGTTGCTTCTTTTACTGGTTTGCCAACATGGAATTCTACGCCACGATCTTCTAGAACGCCAACTCCGTAATCCACTAATTTAGCATCAAATTGTGGCAATACTTTTGGAGCTGCTTCCATACAGAAAATCCGTACTTTTTCGCGTGGAACGTCATATTCTTTCACTAGTTCTGGAATGCGGTTAGTTAATTCCCCAAGAAACTCGATTCCAGTAAAGCCAGCTCCACCAACGATAATAGTTAATAATTCATCACGAGGATCCGTTTTCCATTTAGCAAATTGCGCTTCGATATGTGCACGAATTTTTTTCACTGATTCTACACTTGTAATTGTAAACGCATATTCTTTTAAACCACTGATTCCAAATGTTTCTGCTTCTGACCCAAGAGCAATTAATAAATAGTCATAGCTGATATCGCCATTTGCATTTAGTGTGACAGTTTTTTCATCTTTATTAATTTTTACTACAGTGTCTTGAATGAAAGTTGTTTTTGATTCGTTAACAACTTTTTCAAGTGGATACATTAATTTTTCAGGTTCAATTGTTCCAGCTGCTGCTTCGTGTAACCATGTCGTTTCATGATGATAGTCATTCTTATTCACTAGAACGATTTCGGCTTCCAAATTTCTTTGTTGCAATTTGCGTAATGTTTTTAGTCCCCCGTATCCTGCTCCGAGAATGACAATTTTTGGTTTACTCATCTGTTATCACATCTACTTTCCCTTATATTTTTCTTCACAAAAAAAATTGCATTAAGAATTTCTTACTGCACCTATGTAGATTGCGCTAAAAATCTACCGCAAACTATTTAAAAGCGAAAATGGTAAGTACCAATATATTCCCTTTTTTACAGCTTACAAACTATATCATAGACTTTTTGAGTAGCATTTTCAAGAAAGCGAACTTGTGGTTTTTTGCTTCTTAGGAACTAGGTTAGAGTGGTATACGATTTTATTCACAATAAAGCTCTCTTGTCACTTGATTTAAGGAATCATCCTTTGTTTCATCCAAAATTGGTCTAGTTCATTTTTAGTATTTATTTGATACTAGCAATCCCGCAAACATTCTTTTTCAAAAATTTATGCTAAAATATGCTTATTGCAACTTTAGCGATTTCATAAGGAATTTAGTACCTAGGGGGGTGATGTGTTTTGGATGAAAAAACAAAAATTTATGATATCACGATCATTGGTGGTGGACCGGTTGGGCTATTTGCGGCCTTTTATGCTGGAATGCGCAATGCGAGTGTGAAAATAATCGAAAGTTTACCACAATTAGGCGGGCAACTTTCAACGCTTTATCCCGAGAAGTATATTTATGATATTCCGGGCTATCCATCGGTTCGCGCACAAGAACTTGTGAACAATCTAATTCAACAAATGAAGCCTTTTGAGCCTACAGTTGCGCTAGAAGAAGCAGTTCAAAGCGTGGAAAAACAAGTGGATGGAACATTTGAAATCATCACAAAAACAGACACACATTATAGTAAAGCGGTGATTATTACAGCTGGTAACGGGGCATTTGAACCTAGACGTTTAGATCTCCCTGAAGCTGAACAATATGAAGGAACCAGTATTCACTACTTTATCAATGATATAAGCCGTTTTTCCGGTCGACGTGTCGCAGTTTGTGGTGGTGGAGATTCCGCAGTTGACTGGGCGCTTATGCTCGAAAAAGTTGCGAGCTCTGTGTCAATTGTTCACAGACGCAATGCTTTTCGCGCACATGAGCATAGCGTGAGTAATTTAGAAAAATCTTCTATCGAGGTTAAAACACCATTCATTCCAACTGAAGTACTTGGAGATGGCGACAAATTAACCCATATTACGTTACAAGAAGTAAAAGGAGATGCGAAAGAAACGCTGGAAATTGATGATTTCGTTATTAATTACGGCTTTGTTTCCTCACTCGGTCCAATCAAAAATTGGGGATTAGAGCTAGAACGTAATTCCATTATTGTTAACTCTAAAATGGAAACAAGCATCCCTGGCATTTACTGTGCTGGCGATATTTGTACTTATGATGGCAAAGTCAAACTGATTGCGACTGGTTTTGGAGAAGCACCAACTGCCGTAAATAACGCAATGAATTTCATTGATCCAAAAGCACGCGTCCAACCGATGCATTCGACATCTTTATTTGAATAACAACCAAAGCCACGAGGTAACTTGTGGTTTTATTTTTTTTTTACCGGGAAAAGTTCTTTGTAGATATTTTTTAGGAGGAGATTAGCAATGAATGTACTTGTAATTGGCGCAAATGGTAAAATCGGCCGTCATCTAGTAGAAAAACTTTCCATGGAAAAAGGTTTTTTTGTACGAGCAATGGTTAGAAAAGCGGAACAAGTAGAAGCGCTTGAAAAACTCGGTGCAAAACCAATTATTGCGGATTTAAAAAAAGATTTTATTTACGCTTATGATGAAATAGAAGCAGTAGTTTTTACAGCAGGCTCTGGCGGACATACCCCTCCTGAAGAAACAATCAAAATTGATCAGGACGGTGCAATTAAAGCAATCGAGTTTGCAAAAGAAAGAGGCGTTCGGCGATTTATCATCGTTAGTTCATACGGCGCAGATAATCCAGAAAACGGCCCCGAGTCTCTCGTTCATTATTTGAAAGCCAAAGCAAAAGCGGATGAAGCCCTAAAAAGCAGTGGACTTGATTATACGATTATTCGCCCAGTCGGACTTTCGGATGATGCTGGAACTGGGAAAGTGGCTGAAGTTTCCGGTGCACCAAAAACATCAATACCTCGCGAAGATGTGGCCAGTTTTATCACGGAAGCTTTAGCACAAAAATCCAGTATTCATCAAACATATACCATCGAAAGCGGCGAAACTCCTGTCACCAAATTTTTCAACTAATAAAAAAGCGATGATGCCAATTTTAACGGCTCATCGCTTTTCCTATATTATTAAAATGGATTCTCTTCCAAAAATGTATATATATTCGCAACTAATTCATCCGGCGTCTCTCCCCGAACTACTTCCCCGTCCACTAAAGCAAACAAGCTCGTTGCACATAAATCACAGTAAGTTAGACAATCATATTCAATCACATCTAAACTATCATCCGCGTCTAATTTTGCAAATGCAGCATCTGCTCCACTAGCTAAATTATTCACGCAAAATTCCACGATAGGATTCATTTCTTCTTGCCTCCTAGAAATCTTACATTGTCGCTGAGTAGCCGCGATCCGTCATTACTTGGTAAATATCTTTCAACCGCGGATTTCCTTCTGCTATAATTTCACCATCAACAACAATCACTGGATACATATAGTCCTCATCAACAATCTTATTCGCCATATCCGCAAGCTCTGTTGTATTTGGCGGATTAAATATATCCACATACTCCACTACAAATGGTTGATCAGAAAACTTCCTACCAATAGCCGCCCGAAGCCATTCCTCGGTCTCTTTCGAGGATGGCGCTCCGACACAACTCGCACAAATAGTCGTTGAACCATATACATATAACTTTGCTTCATTTACCATCACGCTTCACCTCACTATCATTGTACAAAAACCTACCCAAAAAAGCGACTATGCTGTTTCACTTTAGTATAACTATTAAATTTCATGAATTTTTATAAAGCTAAGAATTGACACAAATTTCTAGATATATTATAATATTTCCAATACATTGTATTTCTTTAACGCTGTGATGTATTATCGAAATAAATTTATTTGGTTGTACCCGTGATTTCACGGTCAACATATAAGTAACACTCCCTTTAACAATTGGGCGCGCAACCCAATTGTCTTTCAACCTTACCAGTTGAAAGAGCACGTTCCTTTCTGAGCCTTAGGAACGTGTTTTTGTTTGGCCCGTTCGAAGCAAAGCGAGTTACGGGCCAAATATGCATGCGAGCAACGCGAGCATGTAATCCTTCAGCACCTCACACCCCAAAAAACCTAACCTATCTAATTCCGGCCCGTTCGAAGCAAAGCGAGTTACGGGCCAAATATGCATGCGAGCAACGCGAGCATGTAATCCTTCAGCACCTCACACCCCAAAAACCTAACCTACCTAATTCCGGCCCGTTCGAAGCAAAGCGAGTTACGGGCCAAATGTGCATGCGAGCAACACGAGCATATAATCCTTCAGCACCTCACACCCCAAAAACCTAACCAAACTTCATCCAGATCGTCCCAAACAAAAAACGCACCCTAAAAAACCAATCCCTTCCCATTTTCCATTATCCTGTTATAATAGAAAATATAATAACTCCGCACGAAAGGAGAGCTATTTCCTATGGAAGAAATTAGTTATGCCGAAGTTGATAAAGCCTTAAAAAAATTCCGCCCCTTCCTAGTCCGTGACGGTGGCGATTATGAACTTGTGGAAGTAACTCCAGACGGTACCGTAAAGATTAAGTTACTTGGCGCATGTGAGACTTGCCCAAGCTCTGATATGACATTAAAGATGGGAATTGAGCTAACTTTAGCTGAAAAAATCATTGGATTCAAAGAAGTTGTGCAAGTTTTTTAGAAAGAATAGCTTAGCGGCCTAATCAAACGGTCGCTATTTTTGTATGAAGATGTTTAGAAATCCTGTAAACGTCTATCATACAATATACATACAAGAAATAAGGAGGTAAAATAATGGTAGAAAAACAAAGCGCCTTAGAGTCAAAAGCCCGTAGTTGGCTTATCGAACGCGGTGTAGAAATTGATGATATTGCAGAACTCGTTTTATTTTTACAACAAAAATATCATCCTGGCTTAGAACTTGAAATTTGTCGCCAAAATGTGGAACATGTCCTGCGCAAGCGAGAAGTTCAAAATGCTGTTTTAACCGGCATACAGCTAGATGTAATGGCCGAAAAAGGCGAACTTGTCCAACCACTTCAAAATATCATTAGTGCTGATGAAGGGCTATATGGCGTAGATGAAATTTTAGCACTTTCCATCGTCAATGTTTACGGCTCTATCGGATTTACTAATTATGGTTATATTGATAAAGTAAAACCCGGTATTCTGGCAAAATTAAATGAACATGACGGAATTGCGGTTCATACCTTTTTAGATGATATTGTTGGAGCGATAGCGGCTGCAGCGGCAAGTCGCCTCGCACACAGTTATCATGACGATATTGTAAATTAAACAAACACCCAGTAAAAAGAGAGTTTAGCCCTCCGATTTTACTGGGTGTTCTTTTTTCCATTTTACTTCTACTTGGCGAATGGAGTTTTTATTCATCGAGCGAACAATAAACCGGTAACCTTCATACTCAATTTCATCACCAGCTTCTAGATCAAACCGTTCAAGTAACATCCATCCTGATAATGTATGTACCCCGTGGCTATCAATTGCGATACCAAGCGTTTCCTCAACTTCAAGGAGCGGTTCTGAACCAGCCATAATAAAATGATTCGCAGCTACTTTTCGAATTCCTTTTGGTCCTTTTGCTTCTTCCATATCACCAACAATAACTTCCATGATGTCTTCTAGTGTCACTATTCCCGCTGTCCCACCATACTCATCTGTCAAAACAGCAAATGGTTCACTTTCTTCCTGCATTTTTACAAGTAGTTCTTCTAAAGCCATACCTTCAAAAACTTCTAAAACTGGCGTAATAAATGGCTTAATTGGCTTGTTTATAATTGCCTCATCTTTGCCAAGCCCGGCCATTACAGCACTAACACGAAGCATTCCAACAATATGGTCCTTATCGTCATCTTCCATTACCGGAAAAATATGGTATGTATGTTCTGAAGTTAGTTTCAATAAGTCCCGCACTGTTGCCGTTTGGTCAATCGTAATCATCGACATTCGCGGTATCATTACTTCTTTTGCAGGTACATCGCCAAGTTTAAATATATTTTTCATATATCGAAATTCT from the Listeria seeligeri serovar 1/2b str. SLCC3954 genome contains:
- a CDS encoding NAD(P)/FAD-dependent oxidoreductase gives rise to the protein MSKPKIVILGAGYGGLKTLRKLQQRNLEAEIVLVNKNDYHHETTWLHEAAAGTIEPEKLMYPLEKVVNESKTTFIQDTVVKINKDEKTVTLNANGDISYDYLLIALGSEAETFGISGLKEYAFTITSVESVKKIRAHIEAQFAKWKTDPRDELLTIIVGGAGFTGIEFLGELTNRIPELVKEYDVPREKVRIFCMEAAPKVLPQFDAKLVDYGVGVLEDRGVEFHVGKPVKEATADGVKYAESENEIREIKAATIIWAAGVRGNSVIEASGFEAGRGRVKVNNNLTVPGNEEILIVGDCSLIINPANERPFPPTAQIAMQQADVAAINLAKLVKGETDLEDFVYHEKGTVCSLGDNDAIGVVFGKNLKGYPASVMKKVIDDRALLLIGGSGVLASKGKFKFYK
- a CDS encoding YuzD family protein, which codes for MVNEAKLYVYGSTTICASCVGAPSSKETEEWLRAAIGRKFSDQPFVVEYVDIFNPPNTTELADMANKIVDEDYMYPVIVVDGEIIAEGNPRLKDIYQVMTDRGYSATM
- a CDS encoding YwqG family protein; translation: MEQLFDILPSEWAERFLETEKERIVLHFKDSGTLSLLQSKAGGRGYLPKEQGYPVTEEGKPLSLLAQINFSEMPQMENYPEFGLLAFYIDYQDDLLGLNFDNPTKQENFRVFFFEDLGSESLTAEEQDSFFADVAKTDFYPVVNGEFKISGQVSDQILLQDSYDFENEFGQNFYELADQIFAEDEDKADELLNLAAEESQIGGYPFFTQEDPRAYTENPHHDTLLFQLASEDFEENRMVIMWGDCGVGNFFINKQDLINRDFSNIMYNWDCS
- a CDS encoding NifU family protein, with amino-acid sequence MEEISYAEVDKALKKFRPFLVRDGGDYELVEVTPDGTVKIKLLGACETCPSSDMTLKMGIELTLAEKIIGFKEVVQVF
- a CDS encoding phosphatidylglycerophosphatase A family protein, which gives rise to MVEKQSALESKARSWLIERGVEIDDIAELVLFLQQKYHPGLELEICRQNVEHVLRKREVQNAVLTGIQLDVMAEKGELVQPLQNIISADEGLYGVDEILALSIVNVYGSIGFTNYGYIDKVKPGILAKLNEHDGIAVHTFLDDIVGAIAAAAASRLAHSYHDDIVN
- a CDS encoding NAD(P)/FAD-dependent oxidoreductase; its protein translation is MDEKTKIYDITIIGGGPVGLFAAFYAGMRNASVKIIESLPQLGGQLSTLYPEKYIYDIPGYPSVRAQELVNNLIQQMKPFEPTVALEEAVQSVEKQVDGTFEIITKTDTHYSKAVIITAGNGAFEPRRLDLPEAEQYEGTSIHYFINDISRFSGRRVAVCGGGDSAVDWALMLEKVASSVSIVHRRNAFRAHEHSVSNLEKSSIEVKTPFIPTEVLGDGDKLTHITLQEVKGDAKETLEIDDFVINYGFVSSLGPIKNWGLELERNSIIVNSKMETSIPGIYCAGDICTYDGKVKLIATGFGEAPTAVNNAMNFIDPKARVQPMHSTSLFE
- a CDS encoding YuzB family protein, which codes for MNPIVEFCVNNLASGADAAFAKLDADDSLDVIEYDCLTYCDLCATSLFALVDGEVVRGETPDELVANIYTFLEENPF
- a CDS encoding hemolysin family protein, which codes for MDIFNDFFVIFLIAATAFFVASEFAIVAIRKPTVLQLLATDNPRAKYVKKVTSNMNDYLAACQLGNTLAALAMGWVGEATMRGWLEPLFLMLPIPESVEKPISIFVSFILITFLNVVLGELAPKTFTIQSTEKVALFIARPLVYWYRLTFPLNWLLNNSANLITRMFGVKQTDDADQMTPTELKIIFEDSYKQGLLNPQEFRYMKNIFKLGDVPAKEVMIPRMSMITIDQTATVRDLLKLTSEHTYHIFPVMEDDDKDHIVGMLRVSAVMAGLGKDEAIINKPIKPFITPVLEVFEGMALEELLVKMQEESEPFAVLTDEYGGTAGIVTLEDIMEVIVGDMEEAKGPKGIRKVAANHFIMAGSEPLLEVEETLGIAIDSHGVHTLSGWMLLERFDLEAGDEIEYEGYRFIVRSMNKNSIRQVEVKWKKEHPVKSEG
- a CDS encoding SDR family oxidoreductase, which encodes MNVLVIGANGKIGRHLVEKLSMEKGFFVRAMVRKAEQVEALEKLGAKPIIADLKKDFIYAYDEIEAVVFTAGSGGHTPPEETIKIDQDGAIKAIEFAKERGVRRFIIVSSYGADNPENGPESLVHYLKAKAKADEALKSSGLDYTIIRPVGLSDDAGTGKVAEVSGAPKTSIPREDVASFITEALAQKSSIHQTYTIESGETPVTKFFN